The nucleotide window CGAAATGAACTCTGGGTCCTGGATGCCTTTGAGTAATTTTCAATCTCTTTTAAAGTGACAGATTTACCATCTCCGATACTATAAAAAAACCAGTTAATTAAATTTATTTCATGTTGTTTTAGAGTAGTAATATCCTCGTTTAACAGGATAAACCTGTAATCCTTCTTCTTAATCCAACCGCCGCTTGTTGTCTCCTCAAACTGCAGATATTTCCTTCGGGTCAGGTCCATCAATGTGGCCATAATATCTTTGGTAACTGCACCCTGGATACTCATTAAATGACTCAATACTGCCGGGGTAATATCTGAAGGCAGCTCCCGGTAATAATCCAGTTCCATTTCCGGTTTTAGTTCCCGGTCATATTTAAAATACATGCGAATAGCATTTATAATATTTAATATTATGATAACTGGTATCAGCAGTAAACCTAAAATCACAAAGACATTTTGCCTGCCTGATCTTTCTGCCCATGCCAATTCTTCCTGCATGATTTGTGCATATTGATCTTTGTTAACTATCCTACCGGCATCGGGCACAAAATCAGTGGGAAAGAGAACCCTTGCCTCTACCATCTCATTTGCTGACAAACTATCTACCTCGTACAGGACAACTCCT belongs to Atribacterota bacterium and includes:
- a CDS encoding DUF2207 domain-containing protein is translated as MVFNKAKILLIIYIIFFLLLGSTASSLAQQDRSFQITDYQAQVEILENGDVRVSEIFTYEFSGSFNGIIRSIGLTGSDGLEYFRASQYLPQKKALDITRETEGNMVTFRIYDQSANERKSFLLEYQLKNVITKYNDIAEFYWKFFDQSNSSPIQRIQIEITFPGKKINTETEDLKVFGHGPSQGQVTILDRGVVLYEVDSLSANEMVEARVLFPTDFVPDAGRIVNKDQYAQIMQEELAWAERSGRQNVFVILGLLLIPVIIILNIINAIRMYFKYDRELKPEMELDYYRELPSDITPAVLSHLMSIQGAVTKDIMATLMDLTRRKYLQFEETTSGGWIKKKDYRFILLNEDITTLKQHEINLINWFFYSIGDGKSVTLKEIENYSKASRTQSSFR